One genomic segment of Blastopirellula marina includes these proteins:
- a CDS encoding tyrosine-protein kinase family protein, protein MNASQSSQQKSSNSVRSMSRKPTLSELQHWKNQGIRIDMPGSPLVGSYDDSSSQQEATQDEFMLAAQNTAAVAEALDRLMLRAGRKHTPVNPVSAQAPKPVKAELPTPTIEIDTYEPPIEPVAEESEEAGFTFVAGIPTTEAPQKTEAAAPTAAAATSPAYRQRRLAHPKWEAETLTWPEETDMVLDLCHDQWVNLAATIAVSIKSLALVSLGEGTGCSTMTMCLAKLLAAVGRRVLIIDEGTGSESLTVRLGLNEAAASSQPVETLYEAMIQAADQPIAVLPAGYRNLADLSAHQLQQFTNDFDVVLWDGGDHAEVWKRLALVSGVLVVRDARGTHDHELSQILPKLQQRKINVIGIAENFWR, encoded by the coding sequence ATGAATGCATCCCAATCATCGCAGCAAAAGTCTTCCAATTCGGTTCGCAGCATGTCGCGTAAGCCGACCCTCAGCGAACTTCAGCACTGGAAGAACCAAGGCATCCGCATCGACATGCCTGGCTCGCCCCTGGTCGGTTCGTACGACGACTCCAGCAGCCAGCAAGAGGCCACCCAAGACGAGTTCATGCTGGCCGCCCAGAACACGGCCGCCGTGGCTGAAGCACTCGATCGCTTGATGCTTCGTGCCGGCCGTAAGCATACGCCGGTCAATCCGGTTTCCGCCCAGGCCCCCAAGCCTGTCAAAGCGGAACTGCCAACCCCGACTATCGAGATCGACACCTACGAACCCCCGATCGAACCGGTCGCCGAAGAATCGGAGGAAGCAGGCTTCACCTTCGTCGCTGGCATCCCCACGACAGAAGCACCCCAGAAAACGGAAGCGGCTGCCCCAACTGCCGCGGCGGCAACTTCGCCTGCGTATCGTCAACGTCGACTCGCTCATCCCAAGTGGGAAGCCGAAACACTTACCTGGCCGGAAGAGACCGACATGGTGCTCGACCTGTGCCACGACCAATGGGTCAACCTGGCGGCCACCATTGCCGTTTCGATCAAATCGCTGGCCCTCGTTTCGCTGGGCGAAGGTACCGGCTGCTCGACGATGACCATGTGCCTGGCCAAGCTACTGGCCGCCGTAGGTCGCCGTGTGCTGATCATCGACGAAGGAACCGGCAGCGAAAGCCTGACCGTTCGTCTCGGGCTGAACGAAGCCGCCGCAAGCAGCCAGCCAGTAGAGACCTTGTACGAAGCGATGATTCAAGCCGCCGATCAACCGATCGCGGTCTTGCCGGCCGGATATCGCAACCTGGCCGACCTGTCGGCTCACCAGTTGCAGCAGTTCACCAACGATTTCGACGTGGTGCTGTGGGATGGTGGCGATCACGCAGAAGTGTGGAAGCGACTAGCCCTGGTCAGCGGCGTGCTGGTCGTACGCGATGCCCGCGGTACTCACGATCAC
- the metH gene encoding methionine synthase codes for MPGPRFAGRQHPIFTDIQKRILILDGAMGTMIQKYKLTEADVRGKQFANAEKDLRNFSDLLCLTKPEIIEGIHREFLEAGANIIETNTFGATPIAMEEFSLSESLATDINVAAVKLAKKVCDEFNDRDPNNRRYVAGSIGPTSKTASISRRIEDPGFRDVTFNQLVDSYLVQIHAMVEAGVDILFPETTFDTLNLKACLFAIEKYYREKGIELPVMTSVTITDASGRTLSGQTVEAFWNSVSHFPMLSVGINCALGAELMRPYVQELSQISSCYISCHPNAGLPNEMGEYDQTPDQMAATIRQFAENGWLNIVGGCCGSTPAHIKAIAEAVRDIEPRHLHELPHLTRLSGQEPFTITPNTNFVMIGERTNVTGSRRFARLIREEQFEEAIAVALQQVESGANVIDVNMDDALLDGEAAMTRYLNLIAAEPDICKVPIMIDSSKWSVIEAGLRCVQGKSIVNSISLKEGEEEFLNKARLCRDYGAAVVVMAFDEVGQAVELERKVEICKRAYDLLVEKLDFEPTDIIFDPNILTVATGIEEHNDYAINFIEATRKIKEVCPGAKVSGGVSNVSFSFRGNDVIREAIHAVFLYHAIKAGLDMGIVNAGQLAVYDEVPADLKDLIEDVLFNKRPDATERLVDFAETVKHQKGAGPKQEDLAWREEPVEKRLAHSLVKGIDRFIIEDTEECRQNVERCLHIIEGPLMDGMNVVGDLFGAGKMFLPQVVKSARVMKKAVAYLLPFMEKEKEELGTTDEDARGKILMATVKGDVHDIGKNIVGVVLGCNNYEIIDLGVMVHCDKILAAAKEHGVDVIGLSGLITPSLDEMVHVAAEMQAAGMNIPLLIGGATTSAKHTAVKIAPVYDHAVVHVLDASRSVGVVDQLLSKENSPAFLEKNRKLQQELAESYRKRQAISLVSLKQAREKHFETDWASVDIPTPSFTGTKTLKEFPLETLRDFIDWSPFFNSWELKGKYPKIFQDEYVGEEAKKLFDDANVLLDRIIEEKLFTANGIFGFWPAAADGDDIIIYDPNDPEKEIERFFTLRQQWERKGQSDFRALSDYIAPVGSGRRDYLGAFAVTTGIGCQELASKFDADHDDYNSIMAKALADRLAEAFAECLHLEARKAWKFGEAEGLTNEQLIDEDYRGIRPAPGYPAQPDHTEKWTLFRLLNAEKETGIQLTESLAMMPAASVCGMYFAHPAARYFAIHQLGRDQVEDYAKRKGMPLKDVEKWLSPNLSYDP; via the coding sequence ATGCCAGGTCCTCGATTCGCCGGCCGCCAGCACCCGATCTTCACCGACATCCAAAAGCGTATTCTGATTCTTGATGGTGCCATGGGGACCATGATTCAGAAGTATAAGCTGACCGAAGCCGATGTCCGCGGCAAACAGTTCGCCAATGCCGAGAAGGATCTGCGGAACTTCAGCGACCTGCTCTGTTTGACCAAGCCTGAGATCATTGAAGGAATCCACCGCGAGTTCCTCGAGGCCGGGGCGAACATCATCGAGACCAACACCTTCGGCGCGACCCCCATCGCGATGGAAGAGTTCTCGCTGAGCGAATCGTTGGCCACCGATATCAACGTGGCCGCGGTGAAGCTGGCCAAGAAGGTGTGCGACGAGTTCAACGACCGCGATCCCAACAACCGCCGCTACGTTGCCGGTTCGATCGGCCCCACCAGCAAGACCGCCTCGATCTCGCGTCGGATCGAAGACCCTGGCTTCCGCGATGTGACCTTCAATCAACTCGTCGATTCGTACCTGGTACAGATCCATGCGATGGTCGAAGCGGGTGTCGACATCCTCTTCCCCGAAACAACCTTCGATACGCTCAACTTGAAAGCGTGTCTATTCGCGATCGAGAAGTACTATCGCGAAAAGGGAATCGAACTGCCGGTGATGACCTCGGTCACAATCACCGATGCCTCGGGACGAACCCTATCGGGTCAAACGGTGGAAGCGTTCTGGAATTCGGTCTCCCACTTCCCGATGCTCAGCGTGGGGATCAACTGCGCCCTGGGTGCCGAGTTGATGCGTCCTTACGTGCAAGAGCTCTCGCAGATTTCGTCCTGCTATATCAGCTGCCATCCCAATGCCGGCTTGCCGAATGAAATGGGCGAGTACGACCAGACGCCCGATCAAATGGCGGCCACCATTCGCCAGTTCGCCGAGAACGGCTGGCTGAACATCGTCGGCGGTTGCTGCGGCAGTACGCCTGCCCATATCAAAGCGATCGCCGAAGCGGTTCGCGATATCGAACCTCGCCATCTGCACGAACTGCCGCACCTCACCCGCCTGAGCGGTCAGGAACCGTTCACGATCACCCCGAACACTAACTTCGTGATGATTGGCGAGCGAACCAACGTGACCGGTTCGCGGCGGTTTGCCCGGCTGATTCGCGAAGAGCAATTCGAAGAAGCGATTGCCGTCGCTCTGCAACAGGTCGAAAGTGGTGCCAACGTCATCGACGTGAACATGGACGATGCCTTGCTCGACGGCGAAGCGGCCATGACGCGTTACTTGAACCTGATCGCGGCCGAGCCAGATATCTGCAAAGTGCCGATCATGATCGACAGTTCGAAGTGGTCGGTCATCGAAGCTGGCCTGCGCTGCGTGCAAGGGAAGTCGATCGTCAACTCGATCAGTTTGAAAGAAGGGGAAGAAGAGTTCCTCAACAAGGCTCGCTTGTGCCGCGATTACGGAGCCGCCGTCGTGGTGATGGCCTTCGACGAAGTGGGCCAGGCAGTCGAACTCGAACGCAAGGTCGAGATTTGCAAACGTGCCTACGATCTGCTGGTCGAGAAGCTCGACTTTGAACCAACCGATATCATCTTCGACCCGAACATTTTGACGGTCGCCACCGGTATCGAAGAACACAACGACTACGCGATCAACTTCATCGAAGCGACGCGTAAGATCAAGGAAGTCTGCCCCGGGGCGAAGGTCTCTGGCGGTGTGAGCAACGTCTCGTTCTCGTTCCGCGGTAACGATGTCATTCGCGAAGCGATCCATGCGGTGTTCCTGTACCACGCCATCAAAGCGGGTCTCGACATGGGGATCGTCAACGCCGGACAGTTGGCCGTGTACGACGAAGTACCGGCCGACCTGAAAGACCTGATCGAAGACGTGCTGTTCAACAAGCGACCCGACGCGACCGAACGTCTCGTCGATTTCGCCGAAACGGTCAAGCATCAAAAGGGTGCCGGGCCGAAGCAGGAAGATCTGGCGTGGCGAGAAGAACCGGTCGAAAAGCGATTGGCTCACTCGCTGGTCAAAGGGATCGATCGCTTTATCATCGAAGACACCGAAGAGTGCCGCCAGAACGTGGAACGTTGCCTGCATATCATCGAGGGCCCGCTGATGGACGGCATGAACGTCGTCGGCGACTTGTTCGGTGCCGGCAAGATGTTCCTGCCGCAGGTGGTCAAAAGTGCTCGCGTGATGAAGAAGGCAGTTGCCTACCTGCTTCCCTTTATGGAGAAGGAAAAGGAAGAGCTGGGCACCACCGACGAAGATGCCCGCGGCAAGATTTTGATGGCGACCGTCAAAGGGGACGTGCACGACATCGGCAAGAATATCGTGGGCGTGGTTCTCGGCTGTAACAACTACGAGATCATCGACCTCGGTGTGATGGTTCATTGCGACAAGATCCTGGCCGCGGCCAAGGAACATGGGGTCGACGTGATTGGTCTGTCCGGGCTCATTACGCCCAGCCTCGACGAGATGGTGCACGTCGCCGCCGAAATGCAGGCCGCCGGCATGAACATCCCACTGCTAATCGGCGGAGCCACGACCAGTGCCAAGCATACGGCCGTGAAGATTGCTCCGGTGTACGATCACGCCGTGGTGCATGTGCTCGATGCTTCGCGGAGCGTGGGTGTGGTCGATCAGTTGCTAAGCAAAGAGAACTCGCCGGCGTTTCTGGAAAAGAACCGCAAGCTGCAACAGGAGCTGGCCGAATCGTATCGCAAGCGTCAGGCGATCTCGCTTGTATCGCTGAAGCAGGCCCGCGAAAAGCACTTCGAAACCGACTGGGCCAGCGTCGATATCCCCACCCCATCGTTCACCGGCACGAAGACGCTGAAAGAATTTCCGCTGGAAACGCTTCGTGACTTCATCGACTGGTCGCCGTTCTTTAACTCGTGGGAACTAAAGGGGAAGTACCCCAAGATTTTCCAGGACGAGTACGTTGGCGAAGAGGCGAAGAAACTGTTCGACGATGCGAACGTGCTGTTGGATCGAATCATCGAAGAGAAGCTCTTTACCGCCAATGGGATCTTCGGCTTCTGGCCAGCGGCCGCCGACGGGGACGACATCATCATCTACGACCCCAACGACCCCGAGAAGGAGATCGAACGCTTCTTCACCCTGCGTCAGCAGTGGGAACGCAAGGGGCAAAGCGACTTCCGGGCTCTGTCCGATTACATCGCTCCGGTCGGAAGTGGTCGACGCGATTACCTGGGTGCTTTCGCCGTAACGACCGGGATTGGCTGTCAGGAGCTGGCATCCAAGTTCGATGCCGACCATGACGATTACAACTCGATCATGGCCAAGGCCCTGGCCGACCGACTGGCCGAGGCGTTCGCCGAATGCTTGCACCTGGAAGCCCGCAAGGCTTGGAAGTTCGGCGAAGCGGAAGGGCTCACCAACGAGCAGCTCATCGACGAAGACTACCGCGGCATTCGACCCGCCCCAGGTTACCCGGCTCAGCCTGACCACACCGAGAAATGGACCCTCTTCCGTTTGCTCAATGCGGAAAAGGAAACAGGCATTCAGCTGACCGAAAGCCTGGCGATGATGCCGGCGGCGAGCGTCTGCGGCATGTACTTCGCTCACCCGGCGGCTCGCTACTTCGCGATCCATCAGTTGGGCCGCGATCAGGTCGAAGACTACGCCAAACGCAAAGGAATGCCGCTGAAAGACGTCGAGAAGTGGCTCTCGCCGAACCTTTCGTACGATCCGTAA
- a CDS encoding HPP family protein, whose amino-acid sequence MTAIETISKQLQGTVKDVMSVKVHTATVGTHVNIVADLMARYSLRRVVVVDNAKQVLGVVSQRDIVRALMSAMKPEGQEVVHKRVEQLISIEKPITVGPEIPLARAAYVLATNKIGCLPVVDEHRILAGVLSISDIIQFLADDNVEGMETAFQMYSPKNDAKTRSPAYVRKMNGDLVIPLKNIENKRARMDYAVLGYDPPTGRILIKFVRATADEAIATKVQDDNLIIPAKGFVRHFSLIGKVAAFDVTDHNQSKFLVLSPKNASSGNVNAVGTT is encoded by the coding sequence ATGACCGCTATCGAAACGATCTCGAAGCAATTGCAGGGTACCGTCAAGGACGTGATGTCGGTTAAGGTGCATACCGCGACCGTAGGCACTCACGTCAATATTGTCGCGGACCTGATGGCTCGATATTCGTTACGCCGCGTGGTGGTCGTCGATAACGCCAAGCAAGTCTTGGGGGTCGTTTCCCAGCGCGATATCGTGCGTGCGCTGATGAGTGCCATGAAGCCGGAAGGTCAGGAAGTCGTTCACAAGCGTGTCGAACAACTGATCAGCATCGAGAAGCCAATCACCGTCGGTCCCGAAATTCCGCTGGCCCGCGCCGCTTATGTGCTGGCCACCAATAAGATCGGCTGCCTGCCGGTCGTCGACGAACATCGAATCCTCGCCGGTGTGCTTTCGATTTCCGATATCATTCAGTTCCTGGCCGATGATAACGTCGAAGGCATGGAAACGGCCTTCCAGATGTATTCCCCCAAGAACGACGCTAAGACCCGCAGCCCCGCGTACGTTCGCAAGATGAACGGCGACCTGGTCATCCCACTGAAGAACATCGAGAACAAGCGTGCCCGGATGGATTACGCCGTGCTCGGCTACGATCCACCCACCGGCCGCATTCTCATCAAGTTCGTCCGTGCGACTGCCGACGAAGCGATCGCCACAAAGGTGCAGGACGATAATCTGATCATCCCCGCCAAGGGCTTCGTGCGTCACTTCAGCTTGATTGGCAAGGTGGCCGCGTTCGACGTCACCGACCACAACCAAAGCAAGTTCCTGGTGCTATCCCCCAAGAACGCCAGTAGCGGCAACGTCAACGCCGTCGGCACGACGTAG
- a CDS encoding leucine-rich repeat domain-containing protein, producing MRLLLPLLLCTLVIGCSSGDVPTDSPPAAQAPTQDERAAEAMIVNAGGRIDKDASGAVVLVDFSGKPIDENLMKRIGTLPKLQKLLLRGCPVDNAMLKAVGSPKDLQILDLRETKVTGTALDQIAKCTKLKSLQFRGNPITDADLRQVSRLEQLKVLGLDETAVEGSSLESLAGLKQLEELYLFGTPFQEANLASLAPFTKLKRIRLRGTKIDGSGFAALGDLTSLEDLDVSETNFSDTAVEHLLGYAGLKKLNLWATKITDASLPNVAKLTTLEWLNLDRNSIGDAQIEELTKLPNVTWLHLGSTALTNEGLQKLAPMTQLKTLIVTRTGVTDEGAAALATKLPETEIQHVYMPEN from the coding sequence ATGCGTCTACTGCTTCCCCTCCTGCTGTGCACATTGGTAATTGGCTGCTCTTCCGGCGATGTACCAACAGACTCCCCGCCCGCTGCCCAGGCACCCACGCAAGATGAGCGCGCGGCTGAAGCAATGATCGTCAACGCAGGGGGGCGAATCGATAAAGATGCCAGTGGGGCAGTCGTGCTGGTCGATTTTTCCGGCAAGCCGATCGACGAGAACCTGATGAAGCGGATCGGCACGCTGCCCAAGCTGCAGAAGCTGCTGCTGCGAGGCTGCCCCGTCGATAACGCCATGCTGAAGGCAGTGGGCTCGCCCAAGGATCTACAGATACTCGACCTGCGCGAAACGAAAGTCACCGGCACGGCGCTCGATCAGATTGCCAAGTGCACCAAGCTGAAGAGCCTGCAATTTCGGGGCAATCCGATCACCGATGCCGACCTGCGGCAAGTCAGCCGGCTGGAACAACTGAAGGTGCTGGGGCTCGACGAAACGGCGGTCGAAGGAAGCTCGCTCGAGAGCCTGGCAGGCCTGAAACAACTGGAAGAACTGTACCTGTTCGGCACCCCATTCCAGGAAGCCAACCTGGCAAGCCTGGCTCCGTTTACCAAGCTGAAGCGGATTCGCCTGCGTGGGACCAAGATCGACGGCAGCGGCTTCGCGGCCCTCGGCGACCTGACCTCGCTGGAAGATCTCGACGTCAGCGAAACTAACTTCAGCGATACGGCGGTCGAACATCTGTTGGGCTACGCCGGCCTGAAGAAGCTGAACCTGTGGGCGACCAAGATCACCGACGCTTCCCTTCCCAACGTAGCCAAGCTAACGACGCTTGAATGGCTCAATCTCGATCGCAACTCGATCGGCGATGCCCAGATCGAGGAGCTGACCAAGCTGCCCAACGTTACCTGGCTGCATCTGGGTTCGACGGCCCTGACCAACGAGGGGCTCCAGAAGCTTGCGCCGATGACGCAGCTCAAAACGCTGATTGTCACGCGAACCGGCGTCACCGACGAAGGAGCCGCGGCCCTGGCCACGAAGCTGCCGGAAACGGAAATCCAGCACGTTTACATGCCGGAAAATTAG